From Proteus vulgaris:
ATATCAAGGCACTGACTTCGCCCTCTTAGTCCAGTGAGCAATAAGGAGTTTTATGATGTTTTCATTCAATCGAGGTGTCGCAAGCTTACTCGGTACCGTCACTACGCTTTATCTCGCCTACCAAGCCCAAGCACGCTGTAAGGTGAATAGGTTACACGATGATGTCTCCATTCCCTTACAACGCGCGGTGCGACTGCTGATGGCCTTTATGACGGTGGTGATTATCGGTGGGATATCTGACGCCATGATAAAAGCCACTTTCTCTTCTTTATAAGTAATACGTACTTTTTATTATTGTATTAATAATTTGATTCATTAAGGAATTTTATGATGTTTAAGAAAATCAGTTTATTCGTGATGAGTGCAGTGATTATTCCTTCCGCAAGTGCCCTTTATTTACCCGGTGAAGTTCAACCTGACCGTTATACCTATTATTTAACCCCTGAATTTGCACAAACGTTAAAAGTGGAAAATGATAAACGGGAAGGTAAATGGCGTGCAGGATTGCCAGCAGGACAACTTATTTCAGAAACTGATTGGCGAAAATCGGGGAATAAACCTGCCCCAAAAGCAATTACCTGTATCAGCAGTATTTACTTTAATACGGGTGCACAAGCGAATTGGTTAAAAGTGGCGTGTTTAGATAACCAAGGTCTTGAGTACAGCACGTCACGTCAATGGCCCGCTAAGTCCATCGCCACTAAAGTGTGTAAAGTGGGTGAACCACACTGTGAGTCATTTTTAACCTTACAATCAGATACATGGTCTGGCCCTCAATGAGTCAATATAGGTTGATAGCGTTATTAACATCAACACGTTTCCTTTTTATATGCCACTCAAATTGAGTGGCTTTTTTTTGAGGTTTTTCTATGTCGTTATGTCGATGGGTTGCCCAAGCCAGTGGGGCACTTGTGGTTTTAGCGTCCGCCTACTGTGCCCAAAAAGCGGTGGATGAAGCGTTACAGCAACGCCCTGAACTCAGTGATGATAGCCGTCAAACAGCCCGTTTGGGTGCGGCGTTTACGTGTGCCGTTATCGTCGGCAGTGTGGTGGATAAAAGCATACAAGCGCTTTTTAAACCCTAACTATCGCGATGGGCCGTTGGTTTTACTCACTCCATCCTGATTTGCTTTCATTAACATTTTAATCCCTATAACGAGGCTCATCACGCCTCGTTTTTTTATGCCCTCAACAAGGAAATTTATCATGTCTTCAATTGAACACGTTATCTCTAAAGAAGTTTCGTTACACCATCGTGATAATTTTTGGTTTCAGCACTTTGGTGCTATTCCACAATGGTTAAAAATAGAATCCGTTATCTTTCACACCCTCGACCAATTATGCCCTGACTATCACGGCGGTTTTTGGTCGTTCTGTACGTTATCAAATCAAGGCGCTTACCTTTACCCTGATTTGCTTGAAGAGAAGCTGCTATTAATCAATCCGCATAACGGGCATGAAGCGCAGGTTTCGCCTCACGCGATGGGCATTGTCGTGTGCTTATTAGTTTTCAGCTTGTGGTCATTTAAAACAGAGAGTGAGGTGATGTGTGAACGTTTTTATCAACTGAAGGATTTTGCTTCGCAACACCCAGAAGCAGAGGTCATCTTTTACCTGATTGATTAATCCGTTATCCCCCATTTACATTTGCCTTTCTGCATTCACCCATTTGTCTTATTTCTATTGACATTATTTCACCGTATTTAACGCGTTTATTTATCTCACCTAATCCAATATATTATTTAAGGAATTGATGATGAGTCGATTAGCCTCACGCTTTGGGCGTGCCAACAGTATTCGTCGTGACCGTCCACTCACAACAGAAGAGTTATTTTGTACCGTACCCAGTGTCTTCTCTGAAGAAAAACATGAGTCGAGAAGTGACCGTTATACTTATATCCCCACTATTACTTTACTTGATAGCCTACAAAAAGAAGGGTTTTATCCGTTCTTTGCCTGCCAGACTCGTGTACGTGATGCTAGTCGTCGAGAGCACACCAAACACATGCTTCGCCTGAGACGATATGACCAAATTACCGGTAGTCAAGTACCTGAAATTATTCTCTTAAATAGTCACGATGGCTCAAGCAGTTATCAAATGTTACCGGGCTTATTTAGAGCGGTATGTCAGAATGGGCTAGTGTGCGGTGATACCTTCGGTGAAGTGCGAGTGCCACACAAAGGTGATGTTGTTGGCAAGGTAATTGAGGGAGCATATGAAGTACTAGAAACGTTTGATGCAGTAGCTGAAAAGCAAGAACAAATGCAATCGTTATTGTTACCGCCACCAGCACAACAAGCCTTAGCGCAAGCTGCACTCACATATCGTTATGGCGAGGAGCATCAACCAATTACAGAGAACCAAGTATTACAACCTCGTCGTTGGGAAGATAAGAAAGATGATCTTTGGACGGTATACCAACGTTTGCAGGAGAATTTAATCAAGGGAGGATTATCGGGAAGGAATACGAAAGGTAAGCGAGCACGTACTCGTTCAGTTAATGGCATTGATGGTGATATTAAATTGAATAAGGCACTGTGGGTAATGACAGAAAAGATGCATGAACATTTTTCTGGAAGGGAAAGTATATAGATAATAGTAGCACATTGTTTTTCATCAAATAATGTGCTTGCTATTTATTTGCTGGTGGCCTTATTTTTTTGTTAAAAATGCTATATTGTTGTTCAATTTTACCAAACAACTGCGGATTGTCAGTTTTGTCCTAGAGGCGGATACATATAAGCATTAAGTTGAAACGTGAGTTCGTATGTCTTAAATTGAAAGGCAATTTCAAGGAGCATAAGGATATTTTAAAATTGAAGACATTAGATTTAGTTCACGACTTTGGCAATAATAGAACTTCAGGGGCTGGGGGAATTTGCAGAGTAAGATGTTACATAAATCAAGAAAAAATTATTGTATTGTTAACAGACTTGGGGGCATTAAATGATGGCCTGTCAGTAACTAATGGGGTGGAAAAGATAATAAGTTCAGTCATTGAACATGGGATAGTTACACAACCTGACATTTTCATAGAGCATTACGAAAGAAACTCACATGAGCTTGATACGTTTGATATTGTGAGTATAAGCCCAAAAACAGAATGGGAATCAATATCAAGAAAAAAAGTATTAGGCATACTCGGTTGTGATGAAGATGAGCTTTCCGAACGAAGTATAAATAACAGAAAAATTTATGAGCAAGCAGATAAAATAAGATACGCTCGAGATCCTTTTGTCGATTCAACTTATATTCCATCACCAGAGTTTATTTCTCGCAAGTGTGAAATATTACACTCTATGATTCCCAAATCTTCAATTGTTCAACTAATTGAATCAGGTGCAAAAGAACAAGAAATACAGAGGGTTTTAAAAAAAGATTTATCTTTAATTGCAGAAGCTTACGTCCGCGGTGATGAATACATTTGTTTTTCCGAATATCCGTTAGCTGACGGATCAATCGATTTTGTAATTTTCACAGGAAGGTCGCGTATGGATATCATACTGATTGAAGTGAAAGGTGCTAACTTTAACTTAATTAATGCAAATAGCTACGGCTCATTTAACCATAAGGTGAGTGATGCCGCAGAACAGATCCAAAAGAGGCTTGGTATAATCTATAGGAATTATGAATTATTTAGGAAAAATGCCCATGAAAAACGAATGAAAGTTTTATCGGGTGATTTAATTCATAATGCATTTGTTGGGCCTGAATCATGCGTACAAGTGGATCCGAACAAAGATGTATACATTCGCTCTGTTGTTATTGGGGGGCGTACAGTAAACGATTTAGAGGAAAGTAAAAAACGCCATGACTATGAAATGCGCTCGACTCCACCTATCCGTATTGAATCTTGGGATACTTGGCTTAGGAGGTTAACGCGATAGTTTACGTGAACAGTATCAGAATATAGCTTTTGTTCAGCAAGTTCAAAGTAGCGCTTCATCGGAGATATATCGAAAACAGTTAGAAAATTCTAATTTAACGTGTCTCAATTAATGGGAAGTAGACAATATGACTACCCCTGTACTCTGTTTTAAAAATTATGAGGTGCCATAAAATGCTTCTAAAAATGGGTTGGAAGGTAAGCCAATCACTAATGGTGTAATGCTTATACGAACCTCATCGATATGATTAACAATACCGAATCCAGTGAAATTACCTCGTCCGCCTGAAGGGCGAAACTGAACAAAAGCTGTGCTTGTAGTAATCCAACGAGGATCAATGATAAGCGTCGCTTTTACTCCTGAGAATGAGGTGTAAATTTGTGGGTCTGTCGAAATATTTCCACGAACCGCATGTACATAGGCATCTAGAGACCTAGGCATTTCTATATTTTTTGTACGGAATTGCTGATCAAAGGCAACAATTGCCCCTCTACCTTGATGTCCAAGCTCAATTAATTTTTCAGGTGTGATGGCTTTAATTTCTATTTTTTTAAAGAGATTTTCAAATGCTATCATCAGGTAATTTAAGTTCCATCCTAACTCATGTAGCGCAATGATTTTATTGTACTTAGATAGATCAATTTTGAAGCCAGCATGAGCTGCTAAGGTAAGTAATCTTGGAATATTTAGGTAGTAAAAATGATGTAATTTAGTTTTCCATGGACTTTCGACTTTGAATCTATCCTTTAGCCAAATAGAATGATCACTCCGGAGTGCTAACAGGGTTTCAACAGAGAATCGTTCTACTGCAGAATCAATCTCTGAGTGATGATTGCAGCAAAGTAGTAATAAATTTGACTCATGATTTCGTTGCTCAATAGTTAACGATGAATTCCCTCTTGGCCCCTCTGGCTGTTCCGCAACAATGTGAGCTACCTGACCAATAAACTGAGATGATAGCCCACTCTCATCTTCAATGAGCAATCTTTCTCTACAAATTACACAGCAACCACCATCTCTTACCCAAACAATTCGTCTTACTTTTTGACTAATGGGCATAACATATTTACCTTTTAAGTAATTTTGTTGTTCTTACATTAATTTTTTTGATTCATTGAAATCTAATATCGAATATGTGAGTCTCTGAATAATGGTTTGATTATAATTCAACTCAGTTGCACTATAACTAAGGTCACTATTATTTATCCAGTTATATCAAATCATTAAATGAAACTCCAGTGGCTGGTTAAATAGCCTTAGGATTCAAAAGTTGTTTATAGCTGATTTCCATTTTTTCTATGAAATCAGCTCTAATATCAGGAAATCCTGATGTTAATGTTTCTTTTTCTTTTATTTTGAATAACATATATAGATAGCTTTGAGAAATGTGTTCAACATGAACTGAAGGAAAAGGTCTATTTTTTATGATCTTTTTATTTAGCTCACAATCATCAATCATATTGTATTGATCGCCAGTTATATCAATTACAATATCGTCGATCTCTAGCCAATAATGGGTTATTTCTTCACTCTTACCTGTTGCTGCGGATACACCTTTAAGTTCAAGGTTTGGCCATTTTTTTAGAAAATGGTATGCTAAAAGCATTGAGGAAAGCTTGCAGCTCATAATTGGAAAGCAATCTATTACAAGTTATGTATTTGATTTATCACAGTTGTTAAGTAGTTCTCGAAATTTTGATGCTTCTTTTCTGAGCTCGTTTATCGTTTTCATTGTTTTGACTTATTAGCATGTTTTAGGCTGACAAAGTATAAACCAAGTGTTGTTCTAATTTTTATATCTATTAATGCAATGTTTTCATTGTGGGTACATTTCCGGGTATAAAAATAATCACTAAAAATATATTATTTAAATTTCATGTTGTTAGTCTTTCTTTGCGAGTCCGGCCTTCGCACCATAAGAACATCAATGGACGTCACAAGACGTCTTGTTTGTATCTAAAATCCCAGTTCTACAAGGCTTTTCCCCACTTTTCAGTCTTCCCAAGTATACTAAGGTCAACCCACATCAAGTACCTGCTGTTGGTATATGTGTTGGTATCTCTCGATTCGATAATAGTTTGTACCAACAGAAGGAGATAAATCATGGCTCTTACTGATGCTAAAGTCAGGGCTGCTAAGCCTTTGGATAAATCGTATAAATTAACAGACGGTGATGGTATGCACTTGATGGTACATACCAACGGCTCAAAATATTGGCGTTTACAGTATCGCTTTGGCGGTAAGCAAAAAATGTTAGCGCTGGGTGTTTACCCTGATATTTCACTCGCAGAAGCCAGAGAGAAAAGAGATACAGCCAGAAAGTTAATTGCTAATGGATTTGATCCAAGCGAAAAACGCAAAGAAGTGAAAGAAGAGCAACAAAAGGAATTTAATACTTTTGAGAAGGTAGCTCGTGATTGGCATGCAACCAATAAGAAGTGGTCAGAAGGGCATAGTTATCGAGTCCTCAAAAGCCTTGAGGACAATATCTTTGTTGCTATTGGTAAACGTAATATTGCTGAACTAAAAACTCGCGATCTCCTAGAACCCATTAAAGCCGTAGAGATGTCTGGACGTCTTTATATTGTGGCACGCTTACAACAGCGTGTGACAGCTATTATGCGCTATGGGGGGAGCTGGGCTTTGGGCAGATGACGTTATCGAGAGACAGCTTAGCCATTTGGAAAGAAATAACGTTAAAGTGGCTTATTTGCACACATCACATCATTTAGATGAGCGCCGGCTTATGTTGCAATGGTGGGCTGATTAATCTAGATACCAATAGGCAAAGATTTATCTCGCCTTACGACTACGCCCAATCCACAGGCAGGGAATAACATCCCCACCACCTAAATGTAGTTATTTACTGTTTTAGGTAATTAGGTTTTAAATACTTTTATATATAACTGTTTATACTGTTCACTTTCATATAAATATAGTAATTAATTATTTGATATTGTTAATAAATTTAATTTTGAATAGTTTAACTATAAGTGTGCGCCAGTGTTCATCGGTGTAC
This genomic window contains:
- a CDS encoding DUF932 domain-containing protein; translated protein: MSRLASRFGRANSIRRDRPLTTEELFCTVPSVFSEEKHESRSDRYTYIPTITLLDSLQKEGFYPFFACQTRVRDASRREHTKHMLRLRRYDQITGSQVPEIILLNSHDGSSSYQMLPGLFRAVCQNGLVCGDTFGEVRVPHKGDVVGKVIEGAYEVLETFDAVAEKQEQMQSLLLPPPAQQALAQAALTYRYGEEHQPITENQVLQPRRWEDKKDDLWTVYQRLQENLIKGGLSGRNTKGKRARTRSVNGIDGDIKLNKALWVMTEKMHEHFSGRESI
- a CDS encoding antirestriction protein, whose protein sequence is MSSIEHVISKEVSLHHRDNFWFQHFGAIPQWLKIESVIFHTLDQLCPDYHGGFWSFCTLSNQGAYLYPDLLEEKLLLINPHNGHEAQVSPHAMGIVVCLLVFSLWSFKTESEVMCERFYQLKDFASQHPEAEVIFYLID
- a CDS encoding HNH endonuclease; translated protein: MPISQKVRRIVWVRDGGCCVICRERLLIEDESGLSSQFIGQVAHIVAEQPEGPRGNSSLTIEQRNHESNLLLLCCNHHSEIDSAVERFSVETLLALRSDHSIWLKDRFKVESPWKTKLHHFYYLNIPRLLTLAAHAGFKIDLSKYNKIIALHELGWNLNYLMIAFENLFKKIEIKAITPEKLIELGHQGRGAIVAFDQQFRTKNIEMPRSLDAYVHAVRGNISTDPQIYTSFSGVKATLIIDPRWITTSTAFVQFRPSGGRGNFTGFGIVNHIDEVRISITPLVIGLPSNPFLEAFYGTS
- a CDS encoding Shedu immune nuclease family protein, which codes for MKTLDLVHDFGNNRTSGAGGICRVRCYINQEKIIVLLTDLGALNDGLSVTNGVEKIISSVIEHGIVTQPDIFIEHYERNSHELDTFDIVSISPKTEWESISRKKVLGILGCDEDELSERSINNRKIYEQADKIRYARDPFVDSTYIPSPEFISRKCEILHSMIPKSSIVQLIESGAKEQEIQRVLKKDLSLIAEAYVRGDEYICFSEYPLADGSIDFVIFTGRSRMDIILIEVKGANFNLINANSYGSFNHKVSDAAEQIQKRLGIIYRNYELFRKNAHEKRMKVLSGDLIHNAFVGPESCVQVDPNKDVYIRSVVIGGRTVNDLEESKKRHDYEMRSTPPIRIESWDTWLRRLTR